A window of the Desulfonatronum sp. SC1 genome harbors these coding sequences:
- a CDS encoding response regulator: MPSPLTTADAVEKKTVRVLVAEDVDLNRQYLAFLLNQQGYLHDMVSSGLEAVQAFQRQTYDIILMDIQMPIMDGLEATAKIRALEREQGLPCTPIIALTAYAMPEEQETFLNSGMDGFVPKPIQGDTLQTEILRLLPVRVSTARPPVSPPVFNLQDVKTRFLGNDKLWRTIVLRFSKEELPEYLDQIQNLLQVSDLQETARLAHKIKGALGTLCADPARKAALAVEKAAKSDNSRKTEDALRALLAELKRIPEAPVA; encoded by the coding sequence TTGCCCAGCCCCTTGACGACGGCGGATGCCGTCGAAAAAAAAACGGTTCGCGTCCTGGTCGCCGAGGACGTGGACCTGAACCGGCAATACCTGGCCTTTCTTCTGAACCAGCAGGGATACCTCCATGACATGGTTTCCAGCGGCCTGGAGGCCGTCCAGGCCTTCCAACGCCAGACCTACGATATCATCCTGATGGACATCCAGATGCCGATAATGGACGGTCTGGAAGCCACCGCGAAAATCCGGGCCTTGGAGCGGGAGCAGGGGCTACCGTGTACGCCGATCATCGCACTCACGGCCTATGCCATGCCCGAAGAACAGGAGACGTTCCTGAACAGCGGCATGGATGGATTCGTGCCCAAGCCGATCCAGGGGGATACGTTGCAAACCGAAATCCTGCGTTTACTGCCAGTCCGCGTCTCCACCGCCCGCCCGCCCGTCTCGCCGCCGGTCTTCAACCTTCAGGACGTCAAAACCCGATTTCTGGGCAACGACAAGTTATGGCGAACAATTGTCCTGCGTTTTTCCAAGGAGGAATTGCCGGAATACCTGGATCAAATCCAGAATCTTCTTCAAGTCTCGGATCTCCAGGAGACGGCCCGACTGGCCCACAAAATCAAGGGAGCCCTGGGCACGCTCTGCGCCGACCCGGCCCGAAAAGCAGCCTTGGCCGTGGAAAAAGCGGCCAAGAGCGACAATAGCCGGAAAACGGAAGACGCCTTGCGCGCGCTTCTCGCGGAACTGAAACGCATCCCCGAAGCCCCTGTAGCGTAA
- a CDS encoding ATP-binding protein, with the protein MTMKHLFQPFSQTDSSYAKTYGGTGLGLALCNRMVELFMARRASLALSPPRRTAIYPRHACRRHR; encoded by the coding sequence ATGACAATGAAACATCTGTTTCAGCCCTTTTCCCAGACTGACAGCTCCTACGCCAAAACCTATGGCGGAACTGGCCTGGGTCTGGCCTTGTGTAACCGGATGGTGGAACTCTTCATGGCCCGACGGGCCAGCCTGGCTCTCAGCCCACCGCGCCGGACGGCTATCTACCCGCGTCATGCCTGCCGAAGGCATCGCTGA
- a CDS encoding response regulator: protein MPAAPRTSSLAALHVLLVDDEQGFVDVLAKRLRRRDVAVTSVLSGKEGVRALRGRSFDVAVLDLKMEDLDGIEVLKIFKILDPAMPVIILTGHGSEQAAREGLALGAADYLMKPCDLDELLNKIGALAPLSGAQAA, encoded by the coding sequence ATGCCCGCCGCGCCCCGGACCTCCTCCCTGGCGGCCCTTCACGTCCTGCTGGTGGACGACGAACAGGGCTTTGTCGACGTGCTGGCCAAGCGTCTGCGCCGACGCGACGTCGCCGTGACCTCCGTCCTCTCCGGCAAGGAAGGCGTTCGCGCCCTACGCGGACGATCCTTCGACGTCGCCGTGCTGGACCTGAAAATGGAGGACTTGGACGGCATCGAGGTGTTGAAGATCTTCAAGATCCTGGACCCGGCCATGCCGGTGATCATTCTGACCGGACACGGTTCGGAACAGGCCGCCAGGGAAGGTCTGGCCCTGGGAGCGGCGGATTATCTGATGAAGCCATGTGACCTGGACGAACTGCTGAACAAGATCGGCGCCCTGGCACCCCTTTCAGGGGCGCAAGCCGCGTGA
- a CDS encoding MarR family winged helix-turn-helix transcriptional regulator yields the protein MTSWMEKMLQMDLEDSPGFLVNRAALRIKKEFHHLLEEQGYSVTPEQCVVLWRLWSHEGGVQRELASTTFKDMTNMTRILDGLERRQLVVRQRDEHDRRCSRIFLTAEGRALREGILGVAGQLAERAYRGLSEKQIGEFKEVLSLIYSNLNDAP from the coding sequence ATGACTTCATGGATGGAGAAGATGTTGCAAATGGACTTGGAGGACTCTCCCGGATTTCTGGTCAACAGGGCGGCGTTACGCATCAAAAAGGAATTTCATCACTTGCTGGAAGAGCAGGGCTATTCCGTGACCCCGGAGCAGTGCGTGGTCCTGTGGCGGCTTTGGAGCCACGAGGGCGGAGTGCAGCGCGAACTGGCCTCGACCACCTTCAAGGACATGACCAACATGACCCGTATTCTCGACGGTCTGGAACGCCGTCAGTTGGTGGTGCGCCAGCGCGACGAGCACGACCGCCGATGCAGCCGGATATTCCTGACCGCCGAAGGCCGGGCCCTGCGCGAGGGTATCCTGGGCGTCGCCGGGCAGCTGGCCGAACGTGCCTATCGCGGCCTGAGCGAGAAGCAAATCGGAGAGTTCAAGGAAGTCTTGTCCCTGATCTATTCCAACCTGAACGACGCTCCGTAG
- the rnk gene encoding nucleoside diphosphate kinase regulator, whose protein sequence is MRNKPNIIVTSVDAKRLETLLDSLSPNSFPGMSELEAELERAKVVAPEELPGTVVTMNSTVKFRVEPSGEEFVMTLVYPGSEDSQGQKISILAPVGSALLGLTQGDEIEWPRPGGGTMRVAIMDVIYQPERSGDFCS, encoded by the coding sequence GTGCGGAACAAACCAAATATCATCGTGACGTCAGTGGATGCCAAGCGACTGGAAACGTTGCTGGACTCGCTTTCACCGAACTCGTTTCCCGGCATGAGCGAACTGGAGGCCGAACTGGAGCGGGCCAAGGTCGTCGCCCCGGAGGAGCTCCCCGGGACCGTGGTGACCATGAACTCCACCGTGAAGTTTCGGGTGGAACCCTCCGGGGAGGAGTTCGTCATGACCTTGGTCTATCCGGGTAGCGAGGATTCCCAGGGGCAAAAGATATCCATTCTAGCCCCGGTGGGTAGTGCACTGTTGGGGCTGACCCAGGGAGATGAAATCGAATGGCCGCGACCCGGCGGAGGAACGATGCGGGTTGCGATCATGGACGTGATTTATCAGCCCGAGCGTTCGGGAGACTTTTGTTCATAG
- a CDS encoding carbohydrate kinase family protein, producing MQILVSGSIAYDRIMPFPGRFADHIMPDKIHILNVCFLVNGVNEKFGGTAGNIAYTLGLLGEKPRILASAGGKDFAGYAQWLEELEMDQTGIRIIPGELTASAYITTDQSDNQITGFNPAAMNYSSEYDFSTVVSQDALAVVAPGNLQDMAEYSRIYREKGVRYIFDPGQNIPAFSGDRMLEMLTGAEILISNDYELEMIMKNTGVDRAELLSRVKTIITTLGEQGCLVLRPGEETRLAAAKVSKVVDPTGAGDCFRAGLIKGLVEGRDVTEAAKVALTSAAYAVEHHGTQEHRFTVDEFWARYAENF from the coding sequence ATGCAGATTCTCGTTTCCGGGTCCATCGCCTATGACCGCATCATGCCCTTTCCCGGCCGCTTTGCCGATCACATCATGCCGGACAAGATTCATATTTTGAACGTCTGTTTTCTTGTCAACGGCGTGAACGAGAAATTCGGCGGAACGGCCGGAAATATCGCCTACACCCTGGGCCTGTTGGGAGAAAAGCCCCGGATTCTGGCCTCGGCGGGCGGCAAGGATTTCGCCGGCTACGCCCAGTGGCTGGAGGAACTGGAGATGGACCAAACGGGCATCCGGATCATTCCAGGCGAACTGACCGCCTCGGCCTACATTACCACGGATCAGTCCGACAACCAGATTACCGGGTTCAATCCCGCGGCCATGAATTATTCCTCGGAGTACGACTTTTCGACGGTGGTCTCTCAGGACGCCCTGGCCGTCGTCGCTCCGGGCAATCTTCAGGACATGGCCGAGTACAGCCGGATCTACCGCGAAAAAGGCGTGCGCTACATTTTCGATCCGGGCCAGAACATTCCGGCCTTTTCCGGCGACCGGATGCTGGAGATGCTCACCGGCGCGGAAATCCTCATTTCCAACGACTACGAGTTGGAGATGATCATGAAGAACACCGGAGTGGATCGGGCCGAGCTGCTCAGCCGGGTCAAGACCATCATCACCACCCTGGGCGAGCAGGGCTGTCTGGTGCTTCGCCCCGGAGAGGAAACCCGGCTGGCCGCGGCCAAGGTTTCCAAGGTGGTCGATCCCACCGGGGCTGGTGACTGCTTCCGGGCCGGGTTGATCAAGGGCCTGGTGGAGGGCCGAGACGTGACCGAGGCCGCCAAGGTCGCCCTGACCAGCGCGGCCTACGCCGTGGAACACCACGGTACCCAGGAGCATCGCTTCACCGTGGACGAGTTCTGGGCCAGGTACGCGGAAAACTTCTGA
- a CDS encoding OmpP1/FadL family transporter, which yields MARTDDSQRFGITRSRARGGYRGGSLGISKFIALGLVLVMGLVGVGPAYGAGFALYEFGARGTSMGGTMIGRADDPSAVAYNPAGITQLEGTQTMVGFSLVMPEGDIETPGNTTSIKSNTWIPPHAYVTRQMSDKIWLGLGIYNRFGLGTEFPEGWPGEYNNLFTRVKSLSFNPNLAYKLTDSVSVAVGAEVMWFDFYQKRMVGQALGGMRAELEGDSWGVGGNIALHYKPSDTWALGLTYKSRVKQTIKGDATFKRNPTAMALGYFNNTSAEGDITLPDSFGLGIMFRPFEKLSLEANAIYTLWSTYDKLEITYGDALTPGSPLGDNKVSSSQKNWNDVWRFQFGAEYDLTDLIKLRLGYVYDQIPDDDEYADYMTPTNDRNIITTGLGLAWDNLSLDFSYSYLWFGERTIKARPADGVLDSTFKDGRTHLIGTSLSYRF from the coding sequence ATGGCACGCACCGATGATTCGCAACGCTTCGGCATCACTCGAAGCCGCGCCCGTGGAGGGTACCGGGGAGGCTCCCTTGGGATATCCAAATTTATAGCCCTCGGCCTTGTCCTTGTTATGGGGCTGGTCGGCGTCGGCCCGGCCTACGGGGCGGGTTTTGCCCTGTACGAATTCGGGGCCCGGGGTACATCCATGGGGGGAACCATGATCGGGCGGGCGGACGATCCTTCGGCCGTGGCCTACAACCCCGCGGGAATCACCCAACTTGAGGGAACCCAGACCATGGTCGGCTTTTCCCTGGTGATGCCCGAAGGAGATATTGAAACTCCCGGTAATACCACCAGCATCAAGAGCAATACCTGGATCCCGCCCCATGCCTACGTCACCCGCCAGATGAGCGACAAAATCTGGCTGGGCCTGGGCATTTACAACAGATTCGGCCTGGGAACCGAGTTCCCGGAAGGCTGGCCGGGTGAGTACAATAACCTTTTTACACGTGTCAAATCACTCTCCTTCAATCCGAACCTGGCCTATAAGCTGACCGATTCCGTCTCCGTGGCCGTGGGCGCGGAGGTGATGTGGTTCGATTTTTACCAGAAACGTATGGTCGGCCAGGCCCTGGGGGGGATGCGCGCCGAACTCGAGGGTGACTCCTGGGGCGTCGGCGGAAACATCGCTCTACATTACAAACCCAGCGACACGTGGGCCCTGGGCCTAACCTACAAAAGCCGGGTCAAGCAGACCATCAAGGGCGACGCCACGTTCAAACGCAACCCCACGGCCATGGCCCTGGGCTACTTCAACAACACCTCCGCGGAGGGCGACATCACCCTGCCCGACTCCTTCGGACTCGGCATCATGTTCCGGCCGTTTGAAAAGCTGAGTTTGGAAGCCAACGCCATCTACACCCTCTGGAGCACCTACGACAAACTGGAAATCACCTACGGCGACGCCCTGACTCCGGGATCGCCCCTGGGCGACAACAAGGTTTCCTCGTCTCAAAAAAATTGGAACGATGTCTGGCGCTTTCAGTTCGGCGCGGAATACGACCTGACCGACCTGATCAAACTCCGGCTCGGCTACGTCTATGATCAGATTCCGGATGACGACGAATACGCCGACTACATGACCCCCACCAACGACCGGAACATCATCACCACCGGCCTCGGCCTGGCCTGGGACAACCTCAGCCTGGACTTCTCCTATTCCTATCTCTGGTTCGGCGAGCGCACCATCAAGGCACGACCGGCCGACGGCGTACTGGACAGCACGTTCAAGGATGGACGCACCCACCTGATCGGAACGAGCCTGAGCTACCGCTTCTAA
- the cutA gene encoding divalent-cation tolerance protein CutA, which yields MQPIMVYMTAESMDQAKTIAKELISNRLAACVNILDHMQSLYWWEGNVEESGEVVILAKTRAELLSALTERVQAVHSYDCPCIVSWPLTDGHQPFLDWIGRETASAVG from the coding sequence ATGCAACCGATCATGGTCTATATGACCGCGGAATCCATGGACCAGGCCAAGACCATCGCCAAAGAGCTGATTTCCAACCGTCTGGCGGCCTGCGTGAACATTCTGGACCACATGCAATCTCTTTACTGGTGGGAAGGGAACGTGGAGGAGAGTGGCGAAGTGGTGATTCTGGCCAAGACCAGAGCCGAGCTGTTGTCCGCTCTGACCGAGCGTGTCCAGGCCGTTCACTCCTATGACTGCCCATGCATCGTTTCCTGGCCCCTCACCGACGGCCACCAGCCTTTTCTCGACTGGATCGGACGGGAAACCGCTTCCGCGGTTGGATAG
- a CDS encoding sigma-54-dependent Fis family transcriptional regulator → MSEIHGLFSRAVSFQGLLDEIPLGAMILDRERRIVAVNRAMEALTGFDRRDARGIRCAHVLRNVVCIENCPVERERFDQETAPCCLEGNIINRDRKKIPVRITVTPLTDVGGGCCGYLETVENMRHSGEWSWKAEHAARFGHLIGNSPQMERIFHIMPMVGQTDSSVLITGETGTGKDIIAEAIHLASDRAKGAFIKINCGALPETLLESELFGHQKGAFTGATESKPGRFKLAHNGTLFLTEIGDLPLGLQTKLLTFLDDKTVFPLGSGQGTKVNVRIIAATLRDLEAMVRSGQFRSDLLFRLNVIRIHLPPLREREGDVRRLLDQFLRTLAMQANKTISGFSPEALDVLLDYDYPGNVRELKNIVEYAATFCFTEMVQLSHLPDYLLREGRPEAESSSSLVAASKNRRGFPDEARPGPNDHLWGETAQGRGNPSDPTDPPSVPLGVPMSATWKDMEKQMILEALRLAKGKRGQAADALGWGRSTLWRKMKLLGLDT, encoded by the coding sequence TTGTCTGAAATACATGGATTGTTTTCCCGGGCGGTTTCGTTTCAGGGATTGTTGGATGAAATCCCGCTGGGCGCGATGATTCTGGATCGGGAGCGACGGATCGTGGCCGTGAACCGGGCCATGGAAGCGTTGACCGGCTTTGATCGACGGGATGCCCGCGGAATCCGTTGCGCGCATGTTTTGCGTAACGTCGTGTGCATTGAGAACTGTCCGGTGGAGCGGGAGCGGTTTGACCAGGAGACGGCGCCCTGTTGTCTGGAAGGAAACATCATCAACCGGGATCGCAAGAAAATTCCGGTTCGAATCACCGTGACTCCGTTGACAGACGTGGGTGGCGGGTGCTGCGGGTACCTGGAAACCGTTGAGAACATGCGACATTCCGGTGAATGGTCCTGGAAAGCCGAGCATGCCGCCCGCTTCGGACACCTGATCGGCAACAGTCCCCAGATGGAGCGCATCTTTCATATCATGCCCATGGTCGGGCAGACGGATTCCTCCGTGCTGATCACCGGTGAAACCGGGACTGGTAAGGACATCATCGCCGAAGCCATACATCTGGCCTCGGACCGGGCCAAGGGCGCGTTCATCAAGATCAACTGCGGGGCACTGCCGGAAACGCTTCTGGAGTCCGAACTCTTCGGGCATCAAAAAGGAGCTTTTACCGGGGCCACGGAAAGCAAGCCCGGACGGTTCAAGCTGGCTCACAACGGAACCTTGTTTCTTACGGAAATCGGGGACCTGCCCCTGGGGCTGCAGACCAAGCTCCTGACCTTTCTGGACGACAAAACCGTTTTTCCCTTGGGCAGTGGTCAGGGAACCAAGGTCAACGTTCGAATCATCGCCGCGACCCTGCGGGATCTGGAAGCCATGGTCCGGTCCGGACAATTCCGCAGCGACCTCCTTTTTCGACTGAACGTGATCCGGATCCATCTGCCGCCGCTGCGCGAACGCGAGGGCGACGTGCGGCGGCTTCTGGACCAATTCCTGCGCACTTTGGCCATGCAGGCCAACAAGACCATCTCTGGCTTCTCCCCGGAAGCCCTGGACGTCCTGCTGGACTACGACTATCCCGGTAATGTACGGGAATTGAAGAATATCGTGGAATATGCCGCGACCTTCTGTTTCACGGAGATGGTCCAGCTCTCCCATCTGCCGGACTACCTGCTTCGGGAAGGACGTCCCGAGGCCGAATCCTCCTCCAGCCTGGTCGCCGCTAGCAAGAACCGAAGGGGTTTCCCCGACGAGGCTCGACCCGGCCCGAACGATCATTTATGGGGTGAAACGGCGCAAGGGCGAGGAAACCCCTCCGACCCGACCGATCCACCAAGCGTTCCCCTGGGCGTCCCAATGAGCGCGACCTGGAAGGACATGGAAAAGCAGATGATCCTGGAAGCGTTGCGGCTGGCCAAAGGCAAGCGCGGTCAAGCCGCGGACGCCCTGGGCTGGGGGCGGAGCACCTTGTGGCGGAAAATGAAGCTGTTGGGGTTGGATACCTGA
- a CDS encoding sensor histidine kinase produces the protein MPEHASRLRSKTVLMAIGFATLPYLAAMTVFWLSLASSPPAILAPESYTLRVILAGLLGIGLFGIGAAIGLLRRCLACEAIRESLAMETMSEQFIEAGKMASIGELAAGIAHEINNPVAIMVEEAGWMEDLLQEDAEMADSRNFDELRRALGQIRTQGARCKDITHKMLSFARKSDPRMQEVHLAAMIRDVGALSENHARYANARIELNLAEDLPSITASASEIQQVLLNLFNNALDALEGKGGAITVTTRKVGDAAEIAVADTGMGIPKANLSRIFDPFFTTKPVGKGTGLGLSICYTIIKNMGGDITVASQINVGTTITIRLPLTKDQKKQKVTEIART, from the coding sequence ATGCCCGAACACGCTTCCCGACTTCGCTCCAAAACGGTGCTCATGGCCATCGGCTTCGCGACCCTGCCCTACCTGGCCGCCATGACGGTGTTCTGGCTCAGCCTAGCATCCTCACCGCCCGCCATTCTGGCCCCTGAAAGCTACACCCTGCGCGTCATTCTGGCCGGACTCCTCGGCATCGGCCTGTTCGGCATCGGCGCGGCGATAGGTCTGCTACGCCGTTGCCTGGCTTGCGAGGCGATACGAGAGTCCTTGGCCATGGAAACCATGAGCGAGCAGTTCATCGAAGCCGGGAAAATGGCCTCCATCGGCGAACTGGCCGCGGGCATCGCCCACGAAATCAACAACCCCGTGGCGATCATGGTCGAAGAGGCCGGATGGATGGAGGACCTGCTGCAGGAAGACGCCGAAATGGCCGACTCCCGGAACTTCGACGAGTTGCGCCGGGCGTTGGGTCAGATCCGAACCCAGGGCGCCCGCTGCAAGGACATCACCCACAAGATGCTCAGCTTCGCCCGCAAGTCGGACCCGCGGATGCAGGAGGTGCATCTCGCCGCCATGATCCGGGACGTCGGCGCCTTGTCCGAAAATCACGCCCGATACGCCAACGCCCGAATCGAACTGAACTTGGCTGAGGACCTGCCGTCCATCACGGCTTCAGCCTCGGAAATACAGCAGGTTCTTCTGAACCTGTTCAACAACGCCCTGGACGCCCTGGAAGGCAAGGGGGGGGCGATCACCGTCACAACCCGCAAGGTCGGGGACGCAGCCGAAATCGCCGTGGCGGACACGGGCATGGGTATTCCCAAAGCCAACCTTTCCCGGATTTTCGATCCCTTCTTCACCACGAAACCGGTGGGCAAGGGTACCGGCCTGGGACTTTCCATCTGCTACACCATCATCAAGAACATGGGCGGCGATATCACCGTGGCCAGCCAGATCAACGTCGGCACGACCATCACCATCCGTCTCCCCTTGACCAAGGACCAAAAAAAGCAGAAAGTTACAGAAATCGCGAGGACATGA
- a CDS encoding response regulator → MSLAKILLVDDEVPFVDTMVKRLSKRDFEIFTAYSGQEALDQLDKHHDIDIAVLDVKMPGMDGIATLREIKSRFPLVEVIMLTGHGTVESAIDGMKLGAFDYLMKPAEIDDLVEKVKKAERIKREREERIREAEAREVMHRRA, encoded by the coding sequence ATGTCACTGGCCAAGATTCTTCTCGTGGACGATGAAGTTCCATTCGTGGACACCATGGTCAAACGGTTGTCCAAGCGGGATTTCGAAATCTTCACCGCTTACAGCGGACAAGAGGCCCTGGATCAACTGGACAAGCACCACGACATCGACATCGCGGTCCTGGACGTGAAAATGCCCGGCATGGACGGGATCGCCACGCTCAGGGAAATCAAGAGCCGCTTTCCCCTGGTCGAGGTGATCATGCTCACCGGTCACGGCACCGTGGAGTCGGCCATCGACGGCATGAAGCTGGGCGCGTTCGACTACCTGATGAAGCCGGCTGAAATCGACGACCTGGTGGAAAAGGTCAAAAAAGCCGAACGGATCAAGCGCGAGCGGGAAGAAAGGATCCGTGAGGCCGAAGCCAGGGAAGTCATGCATCGACGAGCCTGA
- a CDS encoding response regulator has product MEDVRMLLVDDEADFLSTIIKRLKHRGYDVHGAAGGDEALELLQRLEMDVVVMDVKMPGRDGLNLLQEIKDRWPLVEVIMLTGHASVESGIRGMELGAFDYLMKPAKLDELLQKVRQAVERKRLREG; this is encoded by the coding sequence ATGGAAGACGTCAGAATGCTGCTGGTGGACGACGAGGCGGATTTTTTATCCACCATCATCAAGCGTTTGAAACACCGCGGTTACGACGTACACGGAGCCGCCGGCGGAGACGAGGCCCTGGAACTGCTCCAACGCCTCGAAATGGACGTGGTGGTCATGGACGTGAAGATGCCCGGCCGGGACGGCCTGAACCTGCTCCAGGAAATCAAGGATCGCTGGCCCCTGGTGGAGGTGATCATGCTCACCGGACACGCCTCCGTGGAATCCGGAATCCGAGGCATGGAACTCGGAGCCTTCGACTACCTGATGAAACCCGCCAAACTGGACGAACTGCTCCAAAAGGTCCGGCAGGCGGTGGAGCGGAAGCGGTTGCGGGAAGGGTAG
- a CDS encoding response regulator: MKRTSVLVVDDQDDFRDPLVKRLHKRNFTVRGAQGGRTALKMMAEDPADVVLLDLGMPDMDGLRALQMLKQRHPATQVIVLTGHASLESAQTAQLLGALDYLMKPGNLDEILSKINEAVRTGVRSDSPQSDPPSPH; the protein is encoded by the coding sequence GTGAAGCGGACCAGCGTGCTGGTGGTGGACGACCAGGACGATTTCCGAGATCCTCTGGTCAAACGGCTGCACAAGCGCAATTTCACCGTCCGCGGGGCCCAAGGGGGCCGAACGGCCCTGAAAATGATGGCCGAGGACCCCGCGGACGTGGTGCTTCTGGACCTGGGCATGCCGGACATGGACGGCTTGCGCGCGCTCCAGATGCTCAAGCAGCGCCACCCCGCCACCCAGGTCATCGTTCTCACCGGGCACGCCTCTTTGGAGTCCGCCCAAACCGCCCAACTCCTCGGTGCGCTGGACTACCTGATGAAGCCCGGCAATTTGGACGAGATTCTGTCCAAAATCAATGAGGCCGTGCGCACCGGCGTCCGGTCGGACTCCCCCCAGTCTGATCCGCCGTCCCCGCAC
- a CDS encoding FMN-binding glutamate synthase family protein yields MNLNKPNANEATQSFNRSKSVVAMSGICTRCVDGCRGNCEIFKSTFRGREVIYPGPFGKVTAGGDKDYPLDYSHLNIQGYAMGAKGMPEGVEPGPDTALFPKVDTRTEYGWNSKTSMEVPIFTGALGSTEIARANWEHFAMGAAISGISLVCGENVCGIDPGLELNSRNMVVKSPEMDRRIAVYRRYHRGFGEMLVQMNVEDGRLGVAEYLIDKHGQESIELKWGQGAKSIGGEIMVHSLERALELQRRGYIVTPDPSDPVNQAAFNSGGIKEFERHSRLGFISEESFMTEVQRLRKLGYKRITLKTGAYGMRELALAMRWSSKAEIDLLTIDGAPGGTGMSPWRMMAEWGVPSLYLHTAAYKFAKHLDGRGLRVPDLAFAGAFSSEDGIFKALAMGAPYTKAVCMGRALMIPGMVGKNIAKWMIEKDLPKTVSAYGTTPEEIFTDYSKVKDLVGADEMPNIPLGAVGIYSYCDRIKVGLQQLMAGARCFNLPSITRNELMSLTEECAKLTGIPYVMDAYLDEAMKILNS; encoded by the coding sequence ATGAATCTTAACAAACCCAATGCCAACGAAGCCACCCAGAGCTTCAACCGCTCCAAGAGCGTCGTGGCCATGAGCGGGATCTGTACCCGCTGCGTGGACGGTTGCCGGGGCAATTGTGAAATCTTCAAGTCCACGTTTCGCGGACGCGAAGTGATCTATCCCGGACCGTTCGGCAAGGTCACGGCCGGCGGGGACAAGGACTATCCCCTGGACTACTCCCACCTGAACATCCAGGGCTACGCCATGGGCGCCAAGGGCATGCCCGAAGGCGTGGAGCCCGGACCCGATACGGCCCTGTTTCCCAAGGTGGACACCCGCACCGAATACGGCTGGAACTCCAAGACCTCCATGGAGGTACCGATTTTCACCGGAGCGCTGGGTTCCACGGAAATCGCCCGGGCCAACTGGGAGCATTTCGCCATGGGTGCGGCCATCAGCGGCATCAGCCTGGTCTGCGGCGAGAACGTCTGCGGCATCGACCCCGGCCTGGAGTTGAACAGCCGGAACATGGTCGTCAAGTCCCCGGAAATGGACCGGCGCATTGCGGTTTATCGCCGTTATCACCGCGGATTCGGCGAGATGCTGGTCCAGATGAACGTGGAGGACGGCCGACTCGGCGTGGCCGAATACCTGATCGACAAGCACGGCCAGGAGTCCATCGAACTGAAATGGGGCCAGGGCGCCAAGTCCATCGGCGGCGAAATCATGGTCCACAGCCTGGAACGGGCCCTGGAACTGCAACGCCGGGGCTACATCGTCACCCCGGATCCGTCCGATCCGGTCAACCAGGCGGCCTTCAACTCCGGCGGCATCAAGGAATTCGAACGGCACAGCCGGTTGGGCTTCATTTCCGAGGAATCCTTCATGACCGAGGTCCAGCGGCTGCGCAAGCTGGGCTACAAGCGGATCACCCTGAAGACCGGGGCCTACGGCATGCGCGAACTGGCTCTAGCCATGCGCTGGAGCAGCAAGGCGGAGATCGATCTGCTGACCATCGACGGCGCACCCGGCGGCACGGGCATGAGCCCCTGGCGGATGATGGCCGAATGGGGCGTGCCAAGCCTGTACCTGCACACGGCGGCATACAAATTCGCCAAGCATCTGGATGGACGTGGCCTGCGCGTGCCCGACCTGGCCTTTGCCGGAGCCTTTTCCAGCGAGGACGGAATCTTCAAAGCCCTGGCCATGGGCGCGCCGTACACCAAGGCGGTCTGCATGGGCCGGGCCCTGATGATCCCGGGCATGGTGGGCAAGAACATTGCCAAATGGATGATCGAAAAGGATCTGCCCAAGACCGTTTCGGCCTACGGGACTACCCCGGAGGAAATCTTCACCGACTATTCCAAGGTCAAGGATCTGGTGGGTGCGGACGAAATGCCCAACATCCCCCTGGGCGCGGTGGGTATCTACAGCTACTGCGACCGGATCAAGGTCGGCCTGCAACAACTCATGGCCGGAGCCCGCTGCTTCAACCTCCCGTCCATCACCCGCAACGAACTGATGTCCCTGACCGAGGAATGCGCAAAACTCACCGGCATCCCCTATGTCATGGATGCGTACCTGGACGAGGCCATGAAGATTTTGAACAGCTGA